A genomic window from Salvia miltiorrhiza cultivar Shanhuang (shh) chromosome 5, IMPLAD_Smil_shh, whole genome shotgun sequence includes:
- the LOC130985185 gene encoding protease Do-like 5, chloroplastic isoform X1, whose amino-acid sequence MAKLGFAMCVKSSIPPHRTPSSCLNSDSCAAITRRKTLIFTTSFLATYLHWHQNPNPNLSTSPPAIAQEFDDDLDKEETRVVQIFQETSSSVVYIKDLELAEIPKSSSGNNIGEAEDDNAKVEGTGSGFIWDKFGHIVTNYHVVSKLAKDTSGLQRYACEERCLRLPLQVYLVDSGGKSITRDGKIVGFDPDYDLAVLKVDAVGNELKPVRISTSGELQVGQSCFAIGNPYGYENTLTTGVISGLGREIPSPNGRAIRGAIQTDAAINAGNSGGPLINSYGHVIGVNTATFTRRGSGMSSGVNFAIPIDTALRVVPTLIVYGTPYADRY is encoded by the exons ATGGCGAAATTGGGTTTCGCAATGTGCGTGAAATCTTCAATTCCACCGCATCGCACTCCCTCCTCTTGCTTAAATTCAGACAGCTGCGCCGCCATAACAAGGCGAAAAACCTTAATCTTCACTACTTCTTTCCTCGCAACATATTTGCATTGGCATCaaaatccaaatccaaatcTCTCCACTTCTCCACCAGCCATTGCTCAGGAATTCGATGATGATCTTGATAAAGAAGAAACTCGAGTCGTTCAAATTTTTCAG GAAACTTCATCATCTGTTGTATACATAAAGGACCTTGAGTTGGCTGAAATTCCGAAGAGCAGTTCTGGTAATAATATTGGTGAAGCTGAGGATGATAATGCCAAAGTGGAAGGAACTGGTTCTGGTTTCATTTGGGATAAATTTGGTCACATT GTGACCAATTATCATGTGGTCTCAAAATTGGCAAAGGACACGAGTGGATTACAACGTT ATGCTTGTGAGGAGCGTTGTTTGCGTTTGCCACTTCAGGTATATTTAGTGGATTCTGGAGGCAAAAGCATCACTAGAGATGGCAAGATAGTTGGCTTTGATCCAGACTATGACCTTGCTGTTCTTAAG GTTGATGCAGTAGGGAACGAGTTAAAGCCGGTGAGGATTAGCACGTCTGGCGAATTACAAGTAGGGCAGAGCTGCTTTGCAATCGGAAATCCATATGGATACGAGAACACTCTAACGACTGGG GTTATAAGTGGATTGGGCAGAGAGATACCCTCCCCTAATGGAAGAGCAATTCGAGGAGCAATCCAAACAGATGCTGCTATCAATGCTG GAAATTCAGGTGGACCTCTCATCAATTCATATGGTCATGTTATTGGAGTAAATACAGCTACTTTCACTCGCAGAG GCAGTGGAATGTCCTCCGGTGTGAACTTTGCAATTCCGATCGACACAGCTCTCCGCGTCGTGCCTACGCTTATCGTATATGGTACTCCGTACGCAGATCGTTACTGA
- the LOC130985185 gene encoding protease Do-like 5, chloroplastic isoform X2: MAKLGFAMCVKSSIPPHRTPSSCLNSDSCAAITRRKTLIFTTSFLATYLHWHQNPNPNLSTSPPAIAQEFDDDLDKEETRVVQIFQETSSSVVYIKDLELAEIPKSSSGNNIGEAEDDNAKVEGTGSGFIWDKFGHIVTNYHVVSKLAKDTSGLQRCKVYLVDSGGKSITRDGKIVGFDPDYDLAVLKVDAVGNELKPVRISTSGELQVGQSCFAIGNPYGYENTLTTGVISGLGREIPSPNGRAIRGAIQTDAAINAGNSGGPLINSYGHVIGVNTATFTRRGSGMSSGVNFAIPIDTALRVVPTLIVYGTPYADRY; this comes from the exons ATGGCGAAATTGGGTTTCGCAATGTGCGTGAAATCTTCAATTCCACCGCATCGCACTCCCTCCTCTTGCTTAAATTCAGACAGCTGCGCCGCCATAACAAGGCGAAAAACCTTAATCTTCACTACTTCTTTCCTCGCAACATATTTGCATTGGCATCaaaatccaaatccaaatcTCTCCACTTCTCCACCAGCCATTGCTCAGGAATTCGATGATGATCTTGATAAAGAAGAAACTCGAGTCGTTCAAATTTTTCAG GAAACTTCATCATCTGTTGTATACATAAAGGACCTTGAGTTGGCTGAAATTCCGAAGAGCAGTTCTGGTAATAATATTGGTGAAGCTGAGGATGATAATGCCAAAGTGGAAGGAACTGGTTCTGGTTTCATTTGGGATAAATTTGGTCACATT GTGACCAATTATCATGTGGTCTCAAAATTGGCAAAGGACACGAGTGGATTACAACGTTGTAAG GTATATTTAGTGGATTCTGGAGGCAAAAGCATCACTAGAGATGGCAAGATAGTTGGCTTTGATCCAGACTATGACCTTGCTGTTCTTAAG GTTGATGCAGTAGGGAACGAGTTAAAGCCGGTGAGGATTAGCACGTCTGGCGAATTACAAGTAGGGCAGAGCTGCTTTGCAATCGGAAATCCATATGGATACGAGAACACTCTAACGACTGGG GTTATAAGTGGATTGGGCAGAGAGATACCCTCCCCTAATGGAAGAGCAATTCGAGGAGCAATCCAAACAGATGCTGCTATCAATGCTG GAAATTCAGGTGGACCTCTCATCAATTCATATGGTCATGTTATTGGAGTAAATACAGCTACTTTCACTCGCAGAG GCAGTGGAATGTCCTCCGGTGTGAACTTTGCAATTCCGATCGACACAGCTCTCCGCGTCGTGCCTACGCTTATCGTATATGGTACTCCGTACGCAGATCGTTACTGA